The Infirmifilum lucidum DNA segment TGAACGTCACGACAGTCGACACCTTCACTTTCGACCTCCTGAAGCTGAATACGAAGAAGCTCAGGAGGATCAGGGCGGGGGAGGAGTTCGGCTACGACTTCCTGACGCAGGCCAGTATCCTGAACTCCCTGGTCGTGCTCGACGAGGCGCACTACGCGCTGGAGGAGGAGTACATGAGGGACGTGTTCTACCTCGTTCTCGATTTCCTCCTAAGCGTGAAGGTTCCCGTCGTCGTCATGACCGCTACCCTGTCGAGGGGCTACGAGGAGCTGTTGAGAGCCCTCGCCGAGTCCAGGGGCGTCGACTACTTCAGGCTCGAGCCCGATGCCAGCGACCCCTACGTGGTGGAGCAGGCCCGCAAGGACGTAAGGGTGGAGTTTATGAGCGAGGAGGAGGCGCTGGGTGCGGCCAGGAGTCAAGAGATAGTGGAGAGGGGGAGGGTGCTGGTCGTGGCCAACAACCCCTACAGGGCCACCTGCATCTTCGAGAGGCTCAGCAGGAGGGGCTTGAAAGCGCTACTCCTCCACGGCAAGATGACCCCGTCGCACAAGAAGAGGGTTCTCGGCCTAGTTGAGGAGATGGAGAGGCGCGGGGAGAGCTTCGTGCTCGTCGCCACGCAGGTCGTGGAGGCTGGCGTGGACGTGAGCTTCGACACCCTGGTTACGGATCCGGCGCCGGCGTACAGCCTCATCCAGAGGGCGGGGAGGGTTGCGAGGAGGCCGGCGGAGAGGAGCGGCAGGATCATAGTCGTCGAGGACGGCCCGGCAGAGCCCTACGACAGAGTGAAGGTCTTGAGAACCCTCGAGTGGCTCGAGGAGAATCGCGACGTTTTCAACCCGCGAGTTCCGGGCACGTACTCTGACTTGCTGGCCCGAGTCCACGGGAGCAGGTCAACCGAGGTTCTTCCGGGCAGCTCGAGGCTCAGCGGGGTCAAGCTCGAGCTCTTCGACCCCCTGAGCAGGAGCTTCGACGTCTTCGAGGAAGTAGTCGAGATTGTCAAGAGGGAGCCTTTCCTAAGAGAGTTCAACCTACCCGTAGAGGTGGGCGGGGAGACCGTCCTCCTCACCCCCCGCGAGGCCTACGACCTCTACGAGCGGGGGCTCCTCCGAGTAGGCGGTGACGGGCTCGAAGGGGAGGAGCCGGGGGACGGTAGAAAGGAAGGGATAGACTTCTACGAGCTGGCCAAGCAGGTGGCGCTCGGCAAGGATGTTAGACTGGAGTTCGCCGGCTCCTACGACCCCGTTAGGGGGCTGGCAGAGTGCCGGGCGATAGATGACGAGAAGGGGTCAAGAGACAACAGAAAGGGAAGGGGGAGTTAGCGGGTGAGGGGGGCGGGCGTGGAGTGCGCGGCATACTTCAAGGACGGCCAGCCGGTTCAGTCGATGAGGGAGCACGTGCTCGGGGGGCTCGGCTACATCGAGAGGAACTACCTCTCGCGCAACTACGGCGCGTACCTCTCGCGGCTAGCCAGG contains these protein-coding regions:
- the cas3 gene encoding CRISPR-associated helicase Cas3' — encoded protein: MAPGNFLLESYRLVERAARREGDARRPLLERFFEEAARRLEESGDGRKREGRAFLAVVNAPTGYGKTSLSLASAAASALDASLFPKVIHVLPLRSIVEDVAGRAGALLGPHAVGVKMMGVSVEVFHTYPLNVTTVDTFTFDLLKLNTKKLRRIRAGEEFGYDFLTQASILNSLVVLDEAHYALEEEYMRDVFYLVLDFLLSVKVPVVVMTATLSRGYEELLRALAESRGVDYFRLEPDASDPYVVEQARKDVRVEFMSEEEALGAARSQEIVERGRVLVVANNPYRATCIFERLSRRGLKALLLHGKMTPSHKKRVLGLVEEMERRGESFVLVATQVVEAGVDVSFDTLVTDPAPAYSLIQRAGRVARRPAERSGRIIVVEDGPAEPYDRVKVLRTLEWLEENRDVFNPRVPGTYSDLLARVHGSRSTEVLPGSSRLSGVKLELFDPLSRSFDVFEEVVEIVKREPFLREFNLPVEVGGETVLLTPREAYDLYERGLLRVGGDGLEGEEPGDGRKEGIDFYELAKQVALGKDVRLEFAGSYDPVRGLAECRAIDDEKGSRDNRKGRGS